The Gemmatimonadaceae bacterium genome includes the window GCGTGCGAGACGCTCACCGCGCCGTCTCGGCGTCGGGCTCGACGCCGACGGGCAGCCGATACGTCTCCCGCAGCGTGCCGAGCACGATCGTCGTCCGCGTCGATCGCACCGACTTGATCGCACCGATGCGTTCGCGCAATAACGTACCTAACGAGTCAGTATCGGCGACGCGTACTTTCACGAGGTAACAATCTTCGCCGGCGACGTGATGGACCTCTTGGGCCTCGGGGATCCTCGAGAGCAGCATCCCCGTCTTCGTGTCGCCCACGCCGTCCTCTCCGCGGACGAAGATGAATGCCGTGAGCCCGAGGCCTACGGCCTTCGCGTTCACGCGCGCCTCATAGCCGTCGATGATGTGGCGCTCCTCGAGCTTGCGAATGCGATCGTAGATCGCCGATGGCGCCATGCGCAATCGCCGGGCGATCTCGGCATTGGCCATCCTTGCGTCGCGCTGCAGAAAGGCGACGATCTGTCGGTCTGTCTCGTCGAGGGTGCGGGCGACCGTGGTGAGGGGCACCTCGAGCGTATCGAGAGAGTGATTCATGGCCGAACGTATATCGGCCAAACCATCCTTTATCAAGAATGTTGTTCAGTCGTAACAATTCTATGACGAATATTCATCGTTTCTGACAATCGCGTTCAAGCACCAGGCCTCGCCGCGGCATCCCATTTCACAGCCGCGCAAAAGCCACCTGAAGCGCGTTCAGGAACGAATACGTATGCTTACGGACCTCGCTGAGTCGACCATCGCCGCGATGCCTCAACCCATGGAGCGCGACGCCGAGCGGGACCTCGTCGCCAAGGCACAGCGCGGCGACGTCGCGGCGTTCGAGGCGCTCTATCGAGCGAATGCGCCGCGCGTCTACGCACTGGCGCTCCGTCTGACCAGCGACGCCAACAACGCGCGCGAGCTCACTCAGGACGTCTTTGTCCAGGCATGGCAGCGCCTAACGGCCTTCCGCGGCGACGCCGCCTTCTCGTCGTGGCTGCACCGCATCACCGTCAACACGACGTTCATGCGCAGCCGCGGCGAGCGGCGCCGCGCCGCGCACATTCGCCTCGAGAGCGACACTGACGAGACCGAACTCGGCGCCACGAGCGAAGCGGGGAGGGGAAGCGTTCCCGCGATCGACATCGCGCAGGCGGTTGACCTCGAGCGGGCCATTGCCGCGCTGCCGGCGGGCGCGCGGCGCGTCTTCGTGCTTCACGACGTCATTGGCTACCGCCACGAAGAGATTGCGCGACTTACCGGACTGGCCGAGGGCACGTTGCGCGCACAGCTGCACCGCGCGCGTCGGCTCCTCATGGAGGCACTCGAGCGATGACATCATTTGAACAGCATCTGGATATCGATCAGCTCGGAGACTTTCTCGACGGACTTCTGCTACCCGAGCAGCGCCAGGTCGCCGAAGATCATCTTGCGATCTGCACGACGTGCACGGAACGGCGCGACCGTCTCGAGTCGCTCATCAGTGCCTCACGAGCCCTGCCTGACGAGATCGATCCACCGATTGACCTCTGGACCGACGTTCACGAACGCATTCAGCCAATGTCCGCTCGTTGGCGACAGCGCTGGATTCTGGCTGCCGCGGCGATCGTCCTCGTCGCCGCGTCTTCTGCCGTGACCGCGATTCTCGTGCGCCGGCCGATTATCGTTAGGCCCGTCGCTGTGTCCACGACGATCGCCTCGAACCAACTTCCCGCTTCCGCGCGCTCGGTCGATGCCGACTACGCGGCCGCGATCCATGATCTGAACGAAACCCTCGACGAGAACCGAGCGAAGCTCGACCCCTCGACGGTGGCAAAGGTAGAGGCAAGCCTCCACGTCATCGACGGCGCGATCGACGAGGCACGACGAGCGCTCGCCGCGGATCCAGCCAATCTCACGCTCCTCGACCTGCTCGCCGCAAACTACGAGCGCAAGCTCGAACTGTTGCGGCGCGCGAATGCGTTGCTGCCAAGCATCTGACCAGACGACCTAACGAGTCACGCTCATGACCGCATATCAATTGACGCGCTGCCTGCTCGGCACCGCATTCGCGCTCGGCGTAGCCGGCAAGACGCTTGAAGCGCAACGCACGATCGAGATTCGGCGTGCCGTCACATCGACCCCGTCGATTCGCATCTCCGGCGCCTTTGCCGAATTGAACATCCACGGATGGAAGAAGGACAGCGCCGCGATCACCGGCACGATTCCGAGCGACGCCCGCTTCGACGGCGGTTTCGTCACGTCGAGCACACCGTCGACCGGAGCCAAATACTACATGGAGACGGCGTCGGGTGTGCCGAGCGGGAAGCTTGACCTCTACGTGCCGACGGGCGCGCGCGTCTGGGCGAAGAGCGGAAGCGCAAAGATCGAGGTGGAGGGTATGACGGGCGGTCTCGACCTCAACATCATCGGCGGATCGGTGCACGTCCGCGGGAACCCGCACGAGCTCACGGTCGAATCAATGGATGGTTCGGTCACGGTCGATGGCTCGCCGCCCTGGACGCGACTCAAGACGGCGACGGGAGACATCGCGCTCGCCGGCAACAGTGACGACGCGGGCCTAACGACGGTGAGCGGAACCATTCGTGTCGTCTCCGGCCGCTTCGAGCGCGCGAGACTGGAATCGGTGACCGGTGCGGTTGATTTCGCTGGCGACGTCGAGCACGGCGGCTCGCTCGATGTCGATACGCACAGCGGGTCGATCGACCTCCGGCTGTCGCCAAAAATGGGCGCCGATTTCGACGTCGCCTCGGTGGCAGGCACAATCGAGAATACGCTCACGAATCGACCAGCCGTACCGGGACGGGAAGGTCGCGGCCAGGAGACCGGGTTTACGACGGGTGGGGGTGGTGCCCGCGTCTACATCCGGAGCTTCAAGGGGAATATCCGACTGCAGCCATGGAGTAAAATCTCGACACAAGTGTTCTAACCCAACTCGCCAGGAGGCACTCATGCGCTCGCTCCTCGGATCCTTGCTACTTCCCGCCGTCGTTGGCTCGGCTTCACTCGCGATTGTCGCCGCGACGCCATCGAGCTCCGCGCGTCTGGCCGGACCGCCCTGGATCTCGATCGAATATCCCGCGAACCCGCTCGACCCCTCGACGCGCGGCGCGTATCTCCTCGTCCACGCATTCCATCATCAGATCCCGATATCATCGCCGGTGCGTGGCACCGCCGAGGGCGTCGTCAATGGCGAGCGCAAGTCCATCACGCTCCACTTCGACACGACGTCGCGGCCTAGCGTTTACGCCCTGCGGAAGCAGTGGAGCGACAATGGCGTCTGGTCGCCCGTGATTTCCGTCGCACCGCACGAAGACAACATCGCGCAAGCACTCATCGAGCTCAGCCCTGACGGCGGCATCTCCTCCGTGCGCGTGCCCACGCGTCGCGAGCGCGAGTGGACGATTCCACGTCTGATCACCGCGCAAGAAATTGAGCAGTCACTACAGTCGCGCACGCCACGCACTGCGCAAGCGCGCCGCTAAGATTTGCTTATGCATGCAACGCATGGGCTGCATGACTTGTATAGAAAGTGCGGGTTAAATTCCGCGTAGGACTGTCAGGCGGTAGTGAGTACGGCGCGTCCCCCGAGCAATTCTCCCGCGTCGGCTTGCACCGCCTGTGCAGTTCTATCCGCCAGGGCCATCACCGTCACGTACGGATTGATCTCGAGCGCATCGGGAAAGAGGCTCGAGTCGGCGACGCGAAGCCAAGGCACCCCGTGCACGCGGCCCCAGCTGTCGGTCACCGAGTCACGCGCGTTGCGTCCCATGCCGCAACCCCCCATGAGATGCGCGGCGGAGATCGAGATACGACCGGTCTGAAAGTGGTGCGCACCGATCAGCGCGTCGATCTCGTCTCTTTGTGAGCGTTCCACCAACGGCGGATCGGCCGATGGCGCGTGCACACGGAATGCGCCCGCGGCAAAGAAGATCCGCGCCGAAGCACGTGTCGCGCGTACCAACGAGCTGACCACCTCGTCGGTGAATTGATAGTGCACAACAGGTCGCCCGCCTCCGTCGACCGCGACGCGGTTCTCTTTCACCGCGCGATCACACGCCAGCACGAGAATCATCTGCAGCCTGGGGAAGGCACGCATGAACGCGCTGTGCGCTGCTCCGAATCCCGTTAGGTTCTTCGCCGTCACGAACGGGAAGTACATGCACGTCTCGAGGACAAACCTTTCCTCGACGGCGCGGTCGAGAAAGAAGCTCTTCGGATGCCCGACGTCATTCGTGATCGGTTCGGCGTGCTCGCCGACGAGAATGTGTGCTGGATGACAGGTGAAGCCATCGCCGAGTCGCGGCACGACGCGCGCAAGTCCGGAGCGCAGCAGCAGCGCTGACGTGCCGACGGCGCCGCCGGCGCAAACGACCATCCCGGCTCGAATACGATACGTGCCCGGCGCCCATTCCGAGGATGAACCCTTATCGCCTGTCGCACGCGGCCGAACGCGGGAGACGACGACACGATCCTCCACGCGCAGCGCCTCCGCTCGCGTGACCACCTCGACGCCGAGCCGCTCGGCTGCCGGCAGCTGAACGCGATTCGTGCCCATTTTGGCGCCGTTCGGGCAGCCGAGGTTGCACAGGCTCGACCCGCGACAGCCGCGTAGGTTGAGCGGAAACTGTTCGGCATGGTACCCCGCGCGCTCGCAGCCTAACGCGAAGAGTCGATTATTGTCGTTCAGCTCCTCGTCAGGCAGGTAGTGCACGTTGTTCTCGACCATGTAGCGCCGCGATCGGTATTCGATGTCGGCGTGTGCGAGTCCAGGCACGTTCCATCGTTCGATGACGCGTCGCGGTGCAATGAGCGACGTCCCCGTATAGACGACCGTCGACCCGCCATACACGCGTCCGAACGCCAGGGTCATCGTGCCGTCGGCGGTGAGAAAACCACCGGCGTCCTCGTAGAGCGCGTCCGACATGTCGAGCTCGCGACCGGTGAACTCGTGTTCCGCGAGACGCGCACCCTGTTCGAGGAGCAAGACGCGCCGGCCGTCGGCGACGAGCTTGCCAAGCTCCTGCGCAACGGTGCCCCCGCCCGCGCCCGAGCCGATGATCACGATGTCGTACTCGCGCTCCGTCATGTGTCGCGCCCACTTCGCGCCGCCCACCCAGCAGCTGACGCGCGATAGCCGATCGCACGCGCTGCCTCGGCGCGCGCATAGTAGCCCATCAAGGCGAGCGTGCGAACGCCCCACACACCACGCCGCAGCAGCAACAGACGGGATCGCGAGAGCGCCTCGAGCAACTGCGTTGCATCGCTGACCGAAAGCGCCGCCAGTGGCCGTCCGTACCTAACGAGTGACGCGACGTCGAGCGAACGCATGAAAAGCCAGATCTGCCACCTCACCGCCGCCGGACGGCCGGCGAGCGCTCGTCCGATGATCGACTGAGCCTCTCGCCACTCCTCGTCGCGGAGCGCCGCGGCCTCGGGGACGACGGCGTTCAGGACCGCACGGAAGCGCCCATTGGCCCGACCGCCGCCGGGAAGCGCCGCTGCACTGTCGAGAGGCATGAAATTGTGGTTTGCTAATCCTCGAGCAGAATCCGTAGCTCCTCGAGGTCGTATGGGCGCATCACGAGCGCGGTTGCCGGAGGCAGCGGGAGACGCAGCTTGGCGGTGCTTTCCGGGTCTCCGGCGGTGATGATGAAGCGCGCCGCGGCGCACCCCGCGCTGCTGCGGAATGCCTCCAACGCTGAACCACCGCTGGTCGCGCTCGCGTCGCAGACCACCGCATCGAAACTGAGATGATTGGCGAGTCGCGTCGCGTACTCGAGATCCGGCGCGGCCAGGGCCGCGTGTCCCCGAGAACCGAGAAATGCGGTGAGAAACCCCGAGCTTTGTGCGTCCGGATCGACCACGAGCACATCGAGCGCGCGAACAGCGGCCTCGGTGAACTCGTCCGCGGGCGAAGCCTGTCCGCACACCCCGGGCAGACGTACGACGAAGCGTGCGCCGGTTTGGCCGTCCGGACCCACGACAGTCTCGACACGGATGTCGCCGCCGTGACCGGCCACGATATCTCGAACGACCGTGAGTCCGAGCCCCGTTCCCGACGCGAATCCCTTGGTCGTCCAGAACGGATCCCAGATTCGTTCGCGGGCATCGTCCGGAATACCGGGCCCGTCGTCCTCGATCTCGAGTACCGCGTTCGCTCCGTCGGCCAGAGTGCGAATTTGCACGTGACCGCCTACCTCCCGCGTCGAGCGAACGGCTTGCTCGGCGTTGTTCAGCAAGTTCAAAACGACCTGCTCGAGCTGGGTTCGATCACCGACGACGACCGGCAGCTGCGGATCGGCGCACGAGATACAGGCGATACCATGTGTCTCGAGCGCGTAGCGCCGCGTCCCAACGATGTATCCGACGATCTCATTCAGGCTGATGCGCACGCGGCGCTCGGTATCTCGCTTTCGTACGAGCGTCAGCAGATCGCGCACGATGCGGCCGGCGCGCGACGCCTCGTGATCGATCGTTTCGAGCGCCAGCCGGGCTTCGGCGTCGACGTCCTTCTTCATGAGCAGTTGTGCGAAGCCCAGGATCGCCGCGAGCGGGTTGTTGAGCTCGTGCGCGACACCGGCCAACGTTGCGCCGAGGCACGCCATGCGCTCGGTGCGCCGAAGGAGCTCCTGCTGCCGAAGTCGATCCGTGACGTCATCGACGATTCCATCGTAGAACGACACCTTCGAGTCCTCGTCGCGGATCTCGCGCACGGAGATACGGACGGTGACAGACGTGCCGTCCCGCCGCTTCCATCGTGTCGAGACCCGGTTTATCGGAGCGCGGGTCAGCTTCTGGCAGAATCGCTCACCCTCGGCGGCGTCGGCGAAAAGGTCGCGCTGAAGCTGCAGTCCGAGTAAGTCGCTCTCGCAAGCATAGCCGAGCATCCGCACGAGTGCCGGATTCGCCTCGAGCAATTGCCCGTCTGCGGATGCGCGAAAAACGCCGACGTGCACACGGTGCACGAGCCGCTGAAAGCGCTCTTCACTCTGTGCCAGCGCGTGCGTCAACGCGTCGCGATCTGAGCCGATCGGGATCTCGCGGTCGTACGGCCGAGATTCGGTCTCGGAGGAGGCGGCGGGCGATGTAGACATACCTTTCAATGGTGACACCTGAACATCTGTAGCGCGAGGGGTAGCCGCGATTCCCTCACTGCCGCGCTCCCTTGCCAATGAAGTCTTGCCCGCTCTCAAAGACGAACGTTCCACCTCTCAAGGCGAACGTTCCAAATCCCAAGGCGAAGGTTGCACTTCCCAAGGCGAACGCGGCGACTCCCGAGGCGAACGCGGCGACTCCCGAGGCGAACGCGGCAACTCCCAAGGCGAACGCGCCAATTCCAAAGGCGAACGTTGCAAATCCCAAGGCGAACGAGGTAATCCTGGCAGTGACGCAGTCGGCAGGCGAAGGCCGCATTTCCCAACACGAACGGGGCTTCTCCCGACACGAACGGGGCTTCACGCAACACGAACGCGGCTTCACCCGACACGACCGGGACTTAACTCGACATGACCATGGCTTAGGACCAAACGCCTCGCAGCTAGCACCTCACTGCGACGTCCAGATCCTCCGTCGCTGCGGCGGGTGGCGTTCGCCGTTCAACACCAGCGTCGTTTCCGCCACGATATCCGGTGCGAGCGACGCCGCGACCGAGCAATACTTCTCGAATGCCAACTCGATCGCGCGCTCGGCGTGATCGGCCGTGATGCCCGCGCCGTCGATGCAAAGCTCGACCTCGAGACGCTGGACGCGACGCGGCGCTTCCGTGCGCCGCGTCGCCGTCACGTTCACGACAAATCGCTCGGCCGGCGTACGACGCTTCGCGAGAATATCGATCACGTCCACGCCGCCACAGGTCGCGATCGCGTTGAGCAAAGTCTCAACCGGACCGGGCGCGGACTTCGAGTCGGCGTCCACGGTCACGGTGCGGCCTTCGGGTCCAGCGTCGAACCGGTGGTCGCCGATCCAGACGGCTCGGCTTCTCGTGATGACAGGCTTCGTCGCCGTCGGCACCGTCATCGCTCGATTGGCGCCCGAACTGCGTTCCCCCATTCGGTCCACGACCCGTCGTAGTTGCGCACGTGATCGTAACCCAAGAGATAGGTCAACACGAACCAGGTGTGCGACGACCGCTCCCCGATGCGGCAGTATGCGATGACATCGTCGCTCTGCTGCAGTCCCTGCTCCTTCTCATAGATGTCGCGCAACTCTTGAGCGGATTTGAACGAGCCGTCGCTGTTCGCCGCCCGCGCCCACGGAACGCTCTTCGCGCCGGGGATGTGGCCGCCGCGGAGTGCTCCTTCCTGGGGATAGTCGGGCATGTGCAGCTTCTTGCCCGTGTACTCGTCAGGCGACCGCACGTCCACGAGCATGCCGCGCCGATCGGCGTGGCGACGCACATCCGACATGAAAGCGCGAATCGGCTCGTCGCGCCGCTCGCGCGCCTCGTAGTTCGTGCGATTGAGGTGCGGAACCTCGGTCGTCATCGGCCGACCTTCGCTCTCCCACTTCGAGCGGCCGCCATCGAGGACGCGCGCATTCGTGAAGCCAAAAAGCTGGAAGACCCAGAAGGCGTACGTTGCCCACCAGTTGTTCTTGTCGCCGTAAAAGATCACGGTCGTCGACTCATCGATGCCCTTTGCGCGCAGAAGCTCCTGAAATTGCTCCTTGCTCACGTAGTCGCGAATGAGGGCGTCGTTCAGGTCGACATGCCAATCGACCTTTTGCGCACCTGGAATATGACCGGTATCGAAGAGCAGGACATCCTCATCGCTCTCGATGATCCGAACGTTGGAATCGTGCAGGTGGTCGGCGAGCCAGTTCGTGGTCACCAGCACTTCGGGATGAGCGTATCCCTTGCGCTGAATCTCGGCATCGACCGCGGCCTGATCGGTCGTCATCGTTGGCATTGTCATCTCCGCGTCACTTGGTAGTGCGACAGTTCGAAGCTAGCCCTCGGCGCTAGCGCGAGTAAGCGTGCGATCCGTTCTATGCAGGAGTCTCACGCTCGAGCCACGACGCGATGAACGAAGCGGCCTCGTTCCAGCCCGGTTCCCGCAGCATGAGATGTCCATGTCCACGCGCCATGTACACGGGCGCACGATACCGCTGCGCGACGCGCTGCGCGATCCGTGGCGGAATGAAGCGGTCGTCATCGCTCGTGACCACGAGAACGGGACAGCCGTTCTCGCGAAGGCGATCGGCGTCGACTCTCACGGCGCCGAAACTCATCTCGCGTCCGACACGGCCGCTGTCCGAGACGAATCGCTCGAACGTCGACCGCTGCTCCCCCTCGGGTATGCGGTTTAGCACGAGCTCACGCATGTCCTTCCAGCGCGGAGCGATGCGCTTTGAGCGGAACAAGGCGGGCAGGTGCCGAAGTTGTCGCAGGAAAAGCTTTCCGGTCATTACGCTGATGCCGCGCGGAGGCGCGGGTGATAGCAACACGAGCGCCCGGGCCAATCCTTCCTCGCCGAGCTTCTGCGCGATCAATCCGCCCATCGAGTGACCGACGACAATCGGCCGGCCCAGTCGCTCGATGAGCCATCGCGCCACCTGACGCGCGTCATCGATGAAATCGTCGATCGATACGCGTCCAAGCATCACTCCGGATGGAAGTGCGCTCCCTTCTCGCCCGCGCAGATTCAGCGCGAATCCCGCGTACCCACGCTCGGCGAAGAAAGGAAGATAGGATTCATAGACCCACGCCGACGCGAAGTAGCCGGGAATAAACAGCATCGGTGGCTTGTTTCCCGTTCCTGGGCGCGGTTGGGCCGAGGTCAGCCTCAGGCTTCCGATCGTGATGGTATCGAGCATCCGAACAAATTGACATGGTTCCCGAGTAACGCGCTATCCAACCGATGAATTTCTCCGAGCCGTTTCTCGAGCCCTACTCCCGTCATATCCTCGTGTGCGTCGGTGGATTTTGCTCACCCGATCGGCGCGGCCGAGAGCTCTATTCACTGCTACCCGCGCTCCTCGAGCGCGAAGGTCTTCTCTTCGGTCCGGAGCGAGTCAAGCGAGGCGAGACCCCTTGTCTGGGTGTCTGCTCGGGCGGCCCGATTGTCGTCGTGTATCCCGACGGCGTGTGGTACGGACGCGTCACTCCACAGCTGCTGGAGAGAATCGTCGTGGAGCATCTCCGCGACGGGCGAGTAGTCGAAGACGCAGTTTTCTATCGCCTGAAGTGAATGCTTGCTCCCGGCGCGAGGAGCGGGAGCGAGCGCCTAGCGCGATCTGCCTTGCGAATGCACCTTTTCGCTCGATGGACGGAATTCTTTACGAGCGCACGCTACCGCATGGACCCGCGGTTCGAATTCGCCGGCTCACTGTCGCCGGCGAGCAGCCTGTCACGGTCGTACTCGAAGTCGATCGCCGCGCGGGGACACCGCGCGCGAGTGCTGGTAGCCCGCCACCGCTGATGGAGTTCGAGGGCGCGAGCGAACAAGACGCAATGGACGCGCTCGAGCCGCACGCGCGCGACGATCGCCGCGTAGTGCAGCTCATGCGCGAAAAGGGACTCCGCTAGAGATCACTCCATTTCGTCTCGGAGCGAACGGAGAATTCGCGGCCACACATGCACTGCGTAGCGAAAAAAGTTTGTGCGTGCGACCTCCTCGGCGACCAAAAAGTCACTAAGCCGACGATGACCTTTGAGCGTGTTGCACGCTCTACAAGCCGTCACTAAGTTGCCGTCCGACCGGTCGCCGCCACGCACCCGAGCCTCCACATGATCGACCGTGAGCTCCTCGATCGGAAACTGCTCCCCGCAATACACGCATCGGTAAGCGTCGCGCTCGAAGATTCGTAGTCGCTTCATGGACAATCCCCTGCCTTCACGCCGCAAGATGATGGATGCGGCCCGGCGCTATCTGCTCGAGGGACTCGACCGTGACGATCGCGAACCGGACTCCGATGCGCCGCCGCGTTTGACCCTCAAAGCCCTCGAGAAGATCAGCATGTCCCGCTCCCGCGAGCGTATCCTCGGCAATCTGGACGAGATGTACCGCGAAGCATTTGAACGTGCTAAAACCACGGGCGACCAATCCCAGATGGCCGCGCTCGACTTTGCCTATCGACGCGAGCAACTCTACTTCGAGATCCTGCTCGACATTCGCGAAGCCATGGAGCGACGCTGAGACCCGGTTCGTCTACCGAGGATTTCGCGCGCCGCCGCCGTTGGAGCGGCGGAATCGCGAGCCGAACATCGAACCGGTCTTCTGCCCTGCCTCGCGCGCGAATCGCGGCCCTTTGTCGCGTTGCGGCCAGATGAGGCTTGCCGCAATCGATACCGAAAGCACGCCGAGAATGATCGCGAGCGAGGGCAGCACGTCGACGTGGAACCATTGCTCGCCGAGCATCTTCACACCGACAAAGGTGAGTATTGTCGCAATCCCGTACTTGAGCAGATAAAAGCGATCGACGACGGCTGCGAGCAAGAAGTACAACGAGCGCAATCCGAGAATCGCGAAAATATTCGACGTGAACACGATGAACGGATCTCGTGTCACACCGAAAATCGCGGGGATCGAGTCGATCGCGAAGACGAGGTCCGTCACCTCGACAAGGATGAGCACGAGAAAGAGTGGCGTTGCCAGCCGCCGTCCGTTCTCGACGACGAAGAAGTGCTTGCCGTGAAACCTCTGGGCGAGCGGAATCACTTTCCGCGCGCCGCGCACCACGGGATTTCGATCCCCCTCGAACTCCTCGTCCTGCTTCAGCGCCATGCGCACGCCCGTGACGATCAACATCGCGCCGAAGACGTAAATCACCCAGTGAAAACGAGCGAGCAGCACCGTGCCGAGGCCGATGAACAGGCCGCGCATAACGAGCGCGCCGAGGATGCCATAGAACAACACGCGATGCTGACACGCCGCCGGTACCTTGAAGTACTCGAAGATGAGCACCATCACGAAGATGTTGTCGATGCTCAGTGACTCTTCGATGACGTAGCCGGTGAGAAACCTCAGCGCGACGTGATGGCCGTAGATCGCGAAGAGTCCACCGGCGAAGGCGAGAGCGAGGCCGACCCACACGGTCACCCAAGCCGACGCCTCCTTCGGGTGAACGACATGCTCCGTTCGATGGAACACGCCGAGGTCGAGCGCCAACATCGCCAGCACGAAGGCGATGAAGATCACCCAGAACCACATGTTGGTCGCGATCCCTACCATCTTGCCATCATCCGTCAGCCCGATAGCAAATAAGAAAAGCGAGACCACTACGACATCCACGATGCCGTAGTGGTCTCGCCATTAGCGCGCCCGCTTCACGCGCCATTCGGCCGACCGGGACCCCATTGGGCTCCGTCTTGACGATCGACCAATCCGGCGCCGAGGCACCGGCCGGCTACTCCCCACTTGCTACGAATGGTGCACGATCCAACGCGGCCGGTCAAGCGCTGCTGCCTCTTCCGTTGCCGCGGCGACATCGTCACCCTTGAGCCGCTCCCCTGTTCTCGATATGCACCCAGTTCGACATCAGCGACTCACCAGCGACCAATCGCCATGTCTCTTTCGTTCGTTCACGTTGCCGCGCTGGCCGCTCTTTCACTCGTTCCCGTGAGCGATATGCACGCTCAACGCACGAATCGCTCCTCGGAAATCGCTTCGCCCTCGGCGCGCCCAACGCTCGCGGTCGTCAACGCTCGCGTCTGGACCGGCGATCCGCGTCGCCCGTGGGCAGACGCGCTCGCTGTGGACGGAGAGCGCATCGCGCTGGTCGGTACGAGCGCGGAAGTCAAGAAACTCGTATCGTCCTCGACGCGAGTCGTCGATGCGGGTGGAATGATGGTCGTTCCCGGCTTCATCGACTCGCACGTGCACTTCATCAGTGGCGGCTTCGGCCTTTCGTCGGTACAGTTGCGCGACGCGAAGACGCGGGCTGAGTTCATCCGACGAATCAAGGAATACGCAGCGACACTCCCGCCGGGCACCTGGATCACCGAAGGGAACTGGGATCACGAACAGTGGGGCGGGGAGCTGCCGCGTCGTGACTGGATCGACTCGGTGACGCCTAACAATCCCGTCTGGATCAATCGACTCGACGGACATATGAGTCTGGCGAACAGCGCTGCCTTGCGGGCCGCTGGCGTGGATGCGAA containing:
- a CDS encoding ATP-binding protein, translated to MSTSPAASSETESRPYDREIPIGSDRDALTHALAQSEERFQRLVHRVHVGVFRASADGQLLEANPALVRMLGYACESDLLGLQLQRDLFADAAEGERFCQKLTRAPINRVSTRWKRRDGTSVTVRISVREIRDEDSKVSFYDGIVDDVTDRLRQQELLRRTERMACLGATLAGVAHELNNPLAAILGFAQLLMKKDVDAEARLALETIDHEASRAGRIVRDLLTLVRKRDTERRVRISLNEIVGYIVGTRRYALETHGIACISCADPQLPVVVGDRTQLEQVVLNLLNNAEQAVRSTREVGGHVQIRTLADGANAVLEIEDDGPGIPDDARERIWDPFWTTKGFASGTGLGLTVVRDIVAGHGGDIRVETVVGPDGQTGARFVVRLPGVCGQASPADEFTEAAVRALDVLVVDPDAQSSGFLTAFLGSRGHAALAAPDLEYATRLANHLSFDAVVCDASATSGGSALEAFRSSAGCAAARFIITAGDPESTAKLRLPLPPATALVMRPYDLEELRILLED
- a CDS encoding DUF4097 family beta strand repeat-containing protein, whose translation is MTAYQLTRCLLGTAFALGVAGKTLEAQRTIEIRRAVTSTPSIRISGAFAELNIHGWKKDSAAITGTIPSDARFDGGFVTSSTPSTGAKYYMETASGVPSGKLDLYVPTGARVWAKSGSAKIEVEGMTGGLDLNIIGGSVHVRGNPHELTVESMDGSVTVDGSPPWTRLKTATGDIALAGNSDDAGLTTVSGTIRVVSGRFERARLESVTGAVDFAGDVEHGGSLDVDTHSGSIDLRLSPKMGADFDVASVAGTIENTLTNRPAVPGREGRGQETGFTTGGGGARVYIRSFKGNIRLQPWSKISTQVF
- a CDS encoding sigma-70 family RNA polymerase sigma factor; amino-acid sequence: MLTDLAESTIAAMPQPMERDAERDLVAKAQRGDVAAFEALYRANAPRVYALALRLTSDANNARELTQDVFVQAWQRLTAFRGDAAFSSWLHRITVNTTFMRSRGERRRAAHIRLESDTDETELGATSEAGRGSVPAIDIAQAVDLERAIAALPAGARRVFVLHDVIGYRHEEIARLTGLAEGTLRAQLHRARRLLMEALER
- a CDS encoding sulfurtransferase; its protein translation is MPTMTTDQAAVDAEIQRKGYAHPEVLVTTNWLADHLHDSNVRIIESDEDVLLFDTGHIPGAQKVDWHVDLNDALIRDYVSKEQFQELLRAKGIDESTTVIFYGDKNNWWATYAFWVFQLFGFTNARVLDGGRSKWESEGRPMTTEVPHLNRTNYEARERRDEPIRAFMSDVRRHADRRGMLVDVRSPDEYTGKKLHMPDYPQEGALRGGHIPGAKSVPWARAANSDGSFKSAQELRDIYEKEQGLQQSDDVIAYCRIGERSSHTWFVLTYLLGYDHVRNYDGSWTEWGNAVRAPIER
- a CDS encoding OsmC family protein — its product is MTVPTATKPVITRSRAVWIGDHRFDAGPEGRTVTVDADSKSAPGPVETLLNAIATCGGVDVIDILAKRRTPAERFVVNVTATRRTEAPRRVQRLEVELCIDGAGITADHAERAIELAFEKYCSVAASLAPDIVAETTLVLNGERHPPQRRRIWTSQ
- a CDS encoding zf-HC2 domain-containing protein, with product MTSFEQHLDIDQLGDFLDGLLLPEQRQVAEDHLAICTTCTERRDRLESLISASRALPDEIDPPIDLWTDVHERIQPMSARWRQRWILAAAAIVLVAASSAVTAILVRRPIIVRPVAVSTTIASNQLPASARSVDADYAAAIHDLNETLDENRAKLDPSTVAKVEASLHVIDGAIDEARRALAADPANLTLLDLLAANYERKLELLRRANALLPSI
- a CDS encoding GMC family oxidoreductase, which encodes MTEREYDIVIIGSGAGGGTVAQELGKLVADGRRVLLLEQGARLAEHEFTGRELDMSDALYEDAGGFLTADGTMTLAFGRVYGGSTVVYTGTSLIAPRRVIERWNVPGLAHADIEYRSRRYMVENNVHYLPDEELNDNNRLFALGCERAGYHAEQFPLNLRGCRGSSLCNLGCPNGAKMGTNRVQLPAAERLGVEVVTRAEALRVEDRVVVSRVRPRATGDKGSSSEWAPGTYRIRAGMVVCAGGAVGTSALLLRSGLARVVPRLGDGFTCHPAHILVGEHAEPITNDVGHPKSFFLDRAVEERFVLETCMYFPFVTAKNLTGFGAAHSAFMRAFPRLQMILVLACDRAVKENRVAVDGGGRPVVHYQFTDEVVSSLVRATRASARIFFAAGAFRVHAPSADPPLVERSQRDEIDALIGAHHFQTGRISISAAHLMGGCGMGRNARDSVTDSWGRVHGVPWLRVADSSLFPDALEINPYVTVMALADRTAQAVQADAGELLGGRAVLTTA
- a CDS encoding Lrp/AsnC family transcriptional regulator is translated as MNHSLDTLEVPLTTVARTLDETDRQIVAFLQRDARMANAEIARRLRMAPSAIYDRIRKLEERHIIDGYEARVNAKAVGLGLTAFIFVRGEDGVGDTKTGMLLSRIPEAQEVHHVAGEDCYLVKVRVADTDSLGTLLRERIGAIKSVRSTRTTIVLGTLRETYRLPVGVEPDAETAR